One segment of Pseudomonas asgharzadehiana DNA contains the following:
- the gcvA gene encoding transcriptional regulator GcvA, with product MKDLPPTATLRAFEVATRHPTFTAAAQELHVTQSAVSHQLKHLEALWGLQLFERGKALRLTAAGATLAPIVREFFMSLEATLADLREQKGRVRLSVSTTYSFALKWLLPRLPSLSRQHPELLVSLDTTDKIIHFSDAQADVAIRLGKGNYPGLHAQFLFGEQVFPVASPELLQRLGTPCSPAELLQFPLLTRDGAELVPKWEVWFQAVGLVFSPLKESVRFGDTNMTVEAALLGQGVALVRSGHVENEISDGRLVRLFDVPFPSPLAYYFVCPKGLESQPHVVSFRQWLIGEALKVRRADE from the coding sequence GGCTGCCGCCCAGGAGCTGCATGTGACCCAGAGCGCGGTCAGCCACCAGCTCAAGCACCTTGAGGCGCTGTGGGGGTTGCAGTTGTTTGAACGGGGCAAGGCGTTACGCCTCACGGCAGCGGGGGCCACGCTGGCGCCTATCGTGCGCGAGTTTTTCATGAGCCTGGAAGCGACGTTGGCTGACCTGCGCGAGCAAAAAGGCCGGGTGCGGCTGAGCGTCAGCACCACCTATTCGTTCGCCTTGAAATGGCTGCTGCCTCGCTTGCCGAGTCTCTCTCGCCAACACCCCGAACTGTTGGTCTCGCTGGACACCACCGACAAAATCATCCACTTCTCCGATGCCCAGGCAGATGTCGCGATCCGGCTCGGCAAGGGCAATTACCCTGGCCTGCATGCGCAGTTTCTGTTCGGCGAGCAGGTATTTCCCGTGGCCAGTCCCGAACTGCTGCAGCGCCTCGGCACACCCTGCAGCCCCGCCGAACTGTTGCAGTTTCCGCTGCTGACCCGGGATGGCGCCGAGCTGGTGCCGAAATGGGAGGTGTGGTTTCAAGCGGTCGGGCTGGTGTTTTCGCCGCTCAAGGAGAGCGTCAGGTTCGGCGATACCAACATGACGGTCGAGGCCGCCTTGCTCGGCCAGGGCGTCGCGTTGGTGCGCAGCGGGCATGTCGAGAACGAAATCAGCGATGGCCGTCTGGTGCGACTGTTCGATGTGCCGTTCCCATCGCCGCTTGCCTACTATTTTGTGTGCCCCAAGGGCCTGGAGTCGCAGCCGCACGTGGTCAGCTTTCGCCAATGGTTGATCGGCGAGGCGCTGAAAGTGCGGCGGGCGGATGAATGA